A stretch of the Pedobacter sp. MC2016-14 genome encodes the following:
- a CDS encoding phytanoyl-CoA dioxygenase family protein — protein METNQLQDYSEYHQLVSDFFKWPANKEEWEQYRLTDEQVQFFNENGYLSGIKFLEDWQVDALNHDLVRISDPNLPDHTLFHQFFSNASTDPNSVLFHALGAWRTTPTFHDILWNPAFVMAASQLLGDRAVRFWHDQLFCKPAKHGGVVAWHQDYSYWTRTIPLQHLTCWVALDDATTENGCMYYVPGSHNWGFLGKPELTGEMEGLMDFLSDEQKEAFKPIPIELNRGYGTFHHPLLIHGSYENSSEKLRRAFVLNLFADGTTSDTDTPLMPGAPATPKGEKISGQFFPLLIDPAVEFAK, from the coding sequence ATGGAAACTAACCAACTACAAGATTACTCTGAATATCATCAACTGGTCTCCGACTTTTTTAAATGGCCGGCCAATAAAGAGGAATGGGAACAATACCGTCTAACCGACGAACAAGTGCAATTTTTTAATGAAAATGGCTATTTAAGTGGCATTAAATTTTTAGAAGACTGGCAGGTAGATGCGCTTAACCATGATTTGGTCCGCATCTCAGATCCAAACTTACCAGACCACACCTTATTTCACCAGTTTTTTTCAAATGCCTCTACAGATCCTAATTCGGTTTTGTTTCATGCGTTGGGCGCCTGGAGAACTACCCCTACTTTTCACGACATTCTTTGGAACCCTGCTTTCGTTATGGCTGCAAGTCAGCTATTGGGCGATAGGGCGGTTCGCTTCTGGCATGACCAGCTCTTTTGCAAACCTGCCAAACATGGTGGCGTAGTAGCCTGGCATCAGGATTATTCTTACTGGACCCGTACCATTCCTTTACAACATTTAACCTGCTGGGTAGCACTGGATGATGCGACGACCGAAAATGGCTGCATGTATTATGTTCCGGGAAGCCATAATTGGGGATTTTTAGGCAAACCAGAACTTACCGGAGAAATGGAAGGCTTAATGGATTTTTTATCAGATGAGCAAAAAGAGGCCTTTAAACCTATTCCCATTGAGCTTAACAGGGGCTACGGTACGTTCCACCATCCTTTACTCATTCATGGTTCTTACGAGAACAGCTCGGAAAAACTAAGACGTGCATTTGTGCTCAATCTTTTTGCTGACGGTACCACCTCAGATACGGATACGCCGCTGATGCCTGGTGCACCTGCTACACCTAAAGGTGAAAAAATAAGCGGACAATTCTTTCCACTGCTGATTGATCCTGCAGTTGAGTTTGCAAAATAA
- a CDS encoding sugar phosphate isomerase/epimerase, with the protein MDILFFCTRWGSEHLSWRDFAQKVKEAGYDGIEASLPVAKAEQQQLAAALAQYELKFIGVHWDTVTADYHRHRYELEERLQALIAAAPLFITSHTGKDHFSFEQNSALLNLAEEMSGESGISILHETHRGKFSFAAHLTKPYLEQYPWLKLTLDISHWYAVAESYLQDQQEAVELALQHTAHIHSRVGFTQGPQVPDPRAEEWQEALNYHLKCWDKAIVKQKNNGATRFTFTSEFGPFPYMSIFGKQNDVLTKHQWELNNYMKDLLKTRYHVSGNQN; encoded by the coding sequence ATGGACATTTTATTCTTTTGTACAAGATGGGGATCTGAACATTTAAGCTGGAGAGATTTTGCGCAGAAGGTTAAAGAAGCCGGCTACGATGGAATTGAAGCCAGTTTGCCTGTAGCTAAAGCAGAGCAGCAGCAACTGGCAGCGGCCCTTGCACAGTATGAGCTGAAATTTATTGGCGTACACTGGGATACAGTTACAGCCGATTATCATAGGCACAGGTATGAACTTGAGGAGCGGTTGCAGGCATTGATAGCAGCCGCGCCCCTGTTCATTACGTCGCATACCGGTAAAGACCATTTCAGCTTTGAGCAAAATAGCGCATTGTTAAACCTTGCAGAAGAAATGAGCGGGGAGTCTGGCATCAGTATCCTCCATGAAACCCACCGGGGCAAGTTTAGCTTCGCGGCACACCTCACCAAACCTTACCTGGAGCAATACCCCTGGTTGAAACTTACGCTTGACATTTCTCACTGGTATGCGGTTGCAGAAAGTTACCTGCAAGACCAGCAGGAAGCTGTAGAACTGGCATTGCAACACACGGCACACATCCATTCAAGGGTTGGTTTTACACAAGGACCACAAGTGCCCGACCCCAGAGCCGAGGAATGGCAGGAAGCTTTAAATTACCACCTAAAATGCTGGGATAAAGCCATTGTAAAGCAAAAAAACAACGGCGCCACACGCTTTACTTTTACCTCAGAATTTGGGCCTTTCCCGTATATGTCTATATTCGGCAAGCAGAACGATGTACTAACCAAACATCAATGGGAACTTAACAATTACATGAAAGATTTACTAAAAACCCGATACCATGTCAGCGGAAACCAAAACTAA